From Permianibacter aggregans, a single genomic window includes:
- a CDS encoding AAA family ATPase yields MQLAWSESEVQDLHGALIQLKATIAQKMLGQEQVLEQVLLAMMAGGHALIEGVPGLGKTLLVKSIAESISLDFKRIQFTPDLMPSDVIGTELLEEDAQTGKRVFRFQKGPIFTQILLADEINRTPPKTQSALLEAMQEGSVTFAGERHVLPKPFFVLATQNPIEQAGTYPLPEAQLDRFLLHITVPYPGADQECAIVMQTTGVASQSLRAVMDQQQLQRVQQLVRELPISERLVRYAVTLVRETRPQDSGLSLVRDYLSWGAGTRAAQSLVLCAKAHAVLHGRLAVGRDDLRAVLGSVLRHRLVFGFQAEADNIRFADVLDALLQIPMPA; encoded by the coding sequence ATGCAGCTCGCATGGTCTGAAAGCGAAGTACAGGATCTGCATGGTGCATTGATCCAGCTGAAAGCAACGATCGCCCAGAAAATGCTCGGCCAGGAGCAAGTGCTGGAGCAGGTGCTGTTGGCGATGATGGCCGGCGGGCACGCGTTGATTGAGGGCGTGCCTGGCCTTGGTAAAACGCTGCTGGTCAAGTCGATTGCCGAATCGATTTCGCTGGACTTCAAACGCATTCAGTTCACGCCGGATTTGATGCCGTCCGATGTCATCGGCACCGAGTTGCTTGAAGAAGATGCGCAAACCGGCAAGCGCGTATTTCGCTTTCAAAAAGGGCCGATTTTCACCCAGATCCTGCTCGCCGATGAAATCAACCGGACGCCACCGAAAACCCAATCGGCGTTGCTCGAGGCGATGCAGGAAGGTTCGGTAACCTTTGCGGGCGAACGCCATGTGTTACCGAAACCGTTCTTTGTGCTGGCCACGCAGAACCCGATTGAACAGGCCGGCACTTATCCGCTACCTGAGGCTCAGCTCGATCGCTTTCTGCTGCATATCACCGTGCCGTATCCGGGCGCCGATCAAGAGTGCGCGATCGTCATGCAAACCACCGGTGTCGCCAGCCAATCATTGCGGGCGGTCATGGATCAGCAGCAATTGCAACGCGTGCAGCAACTGGTTCGTGAATTACCGATCAGCGAGCGCTTGGTGCGTTATGCGGTTACGCTGGTGCGCGAAACCCGGCCGCAGGACAGCGGCCTGTCGCTGGTGCGTGATTACTTGAGTTGGGGGGCCGGAACGCGTGCGGCGCAGTCGCTGGTGCTCTGTGCGAAAGCGCATGCGGTGCTGCACGGTCGCTTGGCCGTCGGCCGTGATGATTTGCGTGCGGTGCTCGGTTCGGTGTTGCGTCATCGCTTGGTCTTTGGCTTCCAGGCCGAAGCCGACAATATCCGGTTTGCCGATGTGCTGGATGCACTATTGCAGATCCCGATGCCGGCATGA
- a CDS encoding DUF4159 domain-containing protein yields the protein MARYDFYFTRLMYESGDWDVDQRMPSNILHSLVQYTTLRVDPVERIVALSDPVMLEAPFCYLAGHKLVQFTEAEAANFRQYVANGGFVFVDDCNHDIDGLFAQSFERQMAQLFGDDELKKIPNNHLLYRSFFEFDGPPTTSVELNGWGDDLVHDYLKAIVVRDRIAVLYSNKDYGCEWDYDFRNKRWYAVDNTRFAVNIIMYALGG from the coding sequence TTGGCGCGTTACGATTTTTATTTCACTCGGCTGATGTATGAGTCTGGTGACTGGGACGTTGACCAACGCATGCCGTCGAACATTCTGCACTCGCTGGTGCAGTACACGACCTTGCGTGTCGACCCGGTCGAACGCATCGTAGCGCTGTCCGACCCGGTAATGCTGGAAGCACCATTTTGTTATTTGGCCGGTCACAAGCTGGTGCAGTTCACCGAAGCCGAAGCGGCCAATTTTCGTCAATATGTCGCCAACGGTGGTTTCGTTTTTGTCGACGATTGCAATCACGATATCGATGGTCTGTTCGCCCAATCATTCGAGCGCCAGATGGCGCAACTGTTCGGTGACGACGAGTTGAAAAAAATCCCGAACAATCATCTGTTGTACCGCAGCTTCTTCGAATTCGATGGACCGCCGACAACCAGCGTTGAGCTGAATGGTTGGGGCGATGATCTGGTCCACGATTATCTGAAAGCAATAGTTGTCCGCGATCGCATCGCGGTGTTGTACAGCAACAAAGATTATGGTTGCGAATGGGATTACGACTTTCGCAACAAACGTTGGTATGCCGTGGACAATACCCGGTTTGCCGTCAACATCATCATGTATGCATTGGGAGGCTGA
- a CDS encoding BatA domain-containing protein: MLTMIQFQVPMALWALSAMILPVLLHWWHRQQQQPEHFYALRFLPAEETPVRHRRLHDPWLLLLRMLILALLALWLAEPTFSWSPTRERDIELVHPRAELPDENQHSERYWLCADGLRPIREPRCEEPALWLSLLRHQQALADVRQITLYLPEGLLLTGNLKPSLPYQVVLQRVAATTLFSPAPIRIAAPVSWQPAIDALNALRLHAIWQRVDLSTESPVDIAVHRDDLPAAVHWYPQPFDAQSDSGLQSLQQNRVLYLAPVPSDPNNLTTEVLAELIDRSETWLRQWQPAALSDNASIQPHFAESEVSSFSRTLPLQNLLMVLLLLAIVIERGISYGRR, translated from the coding sequence ATGCTGACGATGATTCAGTTTCAAGTTCCGATGGCGCTGTGGGCACTGAGTGCGATGATCCTGCCGGTATTGTTGCACTGGTGGCATCGCCAGCAACAACAGCCTGAGCACTTTTATGCGCTGCGTTTTCTGCCTGCCGAGGAAACGCCTGTGCGTCATCGCCGCCTGCACGATCCCTGGTTGCTATTGCTGCGCATGCTGATTCTGGCCTTGCTCGCGCTCTGGTTGGCGGAACCAACTTTTTCCTGGTCGCCAACACGTGAGCGCGATATTGAGTTGGTGCATCCGCGCGCGGAGTTGCCCGATGAAAATCAGCATAGCGAACGTTATTGGCTTTGCGCTGATGGGTTGCGGCCCATTCGTGAACCGCGCTGCGAGGAACCGGCACTGTGGCTCAGTCTGTTGCGCCATCAGCAGGCCTTGGCGGATGTTCGGCAGATAACGCTGTACTTACCGGAAGGATTGCTGTTGACCGGCAATCTGAAACCGAGTCTTCCTTACCAAGTTGTCTTGCAACGAGTTGCCGCAACAACGCTATTCTCGCCCGCGCCGATTCGCATCGCGGCGCCAGTCAGTTGGCAACCAGCAATCGACGCATTGAATGCGCTGCGACTACATGCAATTTGGCAACGTGTTGATCTCAGCACGGAAAGCCCTGTTGATATTGCCGTGCATCGCGATGATTTGCCGGCGGCGGTGCACTGGTATCCGCAGCCGTTTGATGCGCAATCCGATTCGGGTTTGCAAAGCTTGCAGCAGAATCGCGTGTTGTACCTGGCGCCGGTACCATCTGATCCAAACAACTTGACGACCGAAGTGTTGGCGGAGCTTATTGATCGCAGTGAAACCTGGTTGCGGCAATGGCAGCCAGCAGCGCTGTCCGACAATGCTTCGATACAACCGCATTTTGCTGAAAGCGAGGTGTCATCGTTCAGCCGAACGTTGCCATTACAGAACCTGTTGATGGTGTTGCTGCTGCTGGCAATAGTGATTGAGCGGGGAATTAGCTATGGCCGGCGTTAA
- a CDS encoding DUF58 domain-containing protein, translated as MNLITPAFIQRVSRLHWPIKRRLHGIGHGMHQGRNRGAGLEFSEYRRYELGDDLRRLDWKLLARSDRYFIREAERESQVPCYLLLDTSVSMNARDAGSGWSRIELASAVAAGLAAIAIRQGDEAGLITLSNDNLRVQAARRGFHALKPLVSTLQALRGAGQLPPPEQASAVFSVLRRPALCVLISDFFDDSSLRWLRYLYAGRHDVIALALTTRQEREFAFDKSVTLLDDDQSRLATIAPHEQRSGYLQAFQAHRQQWQHWCTSHDLQWLDADVRDTPEAIIRRLLDQRLQRTIKRSA; from the coding sequence ATGAATCTGATTACGCCGGCGTTTATCCAGCGCGTTTCCCGTTTGCATTGGCCAATCAAACGCCGTTTGCACGGCATTGGCCATGGCATGCATCAGGGCCGCAATCGTGGCGCTGGGCTGGAATTCAGCGAGTATCGCCGCTACGAACTCGGCGATGATTTGCGTCGACTCGACTGGAAACTGTTGGCGCGTTCCGATCGCTATTTTATTCGCGAAGCAGAACGCGAATCGCAGGTACCTTGTTACTTGTTGCTCGATACCAGTGTCTCGATGAACGCGCGCGATGCCGGCAGCGGTTGGTCGCGTATCGAGTTGGCTTCGGCGGTGGCGGCAGGGCTTGCGGCGATAGCCATTCGCCAGGGTGATGAAGCCGGGTTGATCACATTAAGCAACGATAACTTGCGGGTGCAGGCAGCGCGGCGAGGTTTTCACGCCTTGAAGCCGCTGGTGTCGACCTTGCAAGCGCTGCGCGGCGCAGGCCAATTGCCGCCACCGGAGCAGGCATCAGCGGTGTTTTCGGTATTGCGCCGGCCAGCGTTGTGTGTATTGATTTCTGACTTTTTCGACGACAGCAGTTTGCGCTGGCTGCGTTATTTGTATGCCGGCCGACACGATGTGATCGCGTTGGCGTTGACGACACGGCAAGAGCGTGAGTTTGCATTCGACAAGTCAGTGACGTTGCTCGACGATGATCAATCACGTTTGGCCACGATCGCGCCCCATGAACAACGCAGCGGCTATCTGCAGGCGTTTCAGGCTCACCGTCAACAATGGCAACATTGGTGCACCAGTCACGATTTGCAATGGTTGGATGCGGATGTCCGTGACACGCCGGAGGCGATCATCCGTCGTCTGCTCGATCAGCGCTTGCAGCGCACGATCAAACGCAGCGCCTGA